The Callospermophilus lateralis isolate mCalLat2 chromosome 15, mCalLat2.hap1, whole genome shotgun sequence genome window below encodes:
- the Mrpl43 gene encoding large ribosomal subunit protein mL43 encodes MTARGTPSRFLTSVLHNGLGRYVQQLQRLSFSLSRDAPSSRGAREFVEREVTDFARRNPGVVIYVNSKPCCVPRVVAEYLNGAVREESIHCKSVEEITTLVQKLADQSGLDVIRIRKPFHTDNPSIQGQWHPFTNKPTTFLGLRPRELRDPVPAQVQVQ; translated from the exons ATGACTGCGCGCGGGACTCCGAGTCGCTTTCTGACCAGTGTTCTCCACAACGGGCTGGGTCGCTACGTGCAGCAGCTACAGCGTCTCAGTTTTAGCCTCAGCCGAGACGCGCCCTCGTCCCGCGGCGCCAG GGAGTTCGTGGAACGCGAAGTGACCGACTTCGCCCGACGGAACCCAGGGGTCGTAATATATGTGAACTCGAAGCCGTGCTGTGTGCCCAGAGTAGTGGCCGAATACC TTAACGGAGCTGTACGAGAGGAAAGCATCCACTGCAAGTCGGTCGAAGAGATCACGACTCTGGTGCAGAAGCTGGCAGACCAGTCGGGCTTGGACGTGATCCGCATCCGCAAGCCTTTCCACACTGACAATCCTAGTATACAGGGCCAGTGGCACCCCTTCACCAACAAACCGACAACCTTCCTGGGGCTGCGACCCAGGGAGCTCCGGGATCCTGTCCCAGCCCAGGTGCAAGTGCAGTGA